A region from the Drosophila mauritiana strain mau12 chromosome 2L, ASM438214v1, whole genome shotgun sequence genome encodes:
- the LOC117150912 gene encoding ras suppressor protein 1: protein MSQSCIPVSAKMSKAKKVLDEARETHNPELDLADKGLSSFEELPGLFNMSNITRLTLSHNKISVISPGIANLLNLEILNLSNNQLTELPVSLSSMPKLRILNVSINRLINLPRGFGAFPVLEVLDLSYNNLNEQVLPGNFFGMETLRALYLGDNDFEYIPKEVGQLKNLQILGLRDNDLLELPREVGELVRLRELHIQNNRLQVLPPEIAQLDLLSNKSVMKMEENPWVNPIAEQYLLGISHVIDYLKTETYKIIYNRHLQAGRSGPPPPKADKSKKASRIRA from the exons ATGAGTCAGTCTTGTATACCAGTGAGCGCAAAGATGTCGAAGGCAAAGAAGGTTTTGGATGAAGCCCGAGAAACTCACAATCCCGAGTTGGATTTGGCCGATAAGGGGCTGTCGTCCTTCGAGGAGTTGCCCGGACTAT TCAACATGTCCAACATCACGCGGCTGACCCTGTCCCACAACAAGATCAGCGTGATCAGTCCGGGAATCGCGAACCTACTGAATCTGGAGATCCTGAACCTCTCGAACAACCAGCTGACCGAACTTCCCGTTTCGCTGTCGTCCATGCCAAAGCTGCGCATCCTCAATGTGTCCATCAATCGGCTGATAAATCTTCCTCGCGGCTTCGGAGCCTTTCCGGTGCTGGAAGTGCTCGACCTGTCCTACAACAATCTGAACGAACAGGTCCTGCCTGGTAATTTCTTTGGTATGGAGACACTGCGTGCTCTTTATCTGGGCGACAATGACTTCGAGTATATACCGAAGGAGGTGGGTCAGCTGAAGAATCTGCAGATACTCGGACTGCGCGACAACGATCTTCTGGAACTGCCCCGCGAGGTTGGAGAATTGGTGCGACTGCGGGAGCTGCACATTCAAAACAATAGGCTGCAGGTGCTGCCACCAGAGATCGCCCAGCTGGACCTCTTGAGCAACAAGTCAGTCATGAAGATGGAGGAGAATCCCTGGGTCAATCCAATTGCTGAGCAATATCTACTTGGCATTAGTCACGTCATCGACTACCTCAAAACGGAGACCTATAAGAT CATCTACAACCGCCACTTGCAGGCTGGACGCAGTGGACCACCGCCACCGAAAGCTGACAAAAGCAAGAAGGCCTCTCGAATTCGCGCATAG